A window of Abditibacteriaceae bacterium genomic DNA:
TCAGGCTGCCCGTATTCGTAATCGTCGAAAATATACAGCGTGACAGTTTTCTTGTCGCGAAGCGCGTCGCCAAAACGCAATCGCGCGCGATTGAGATGCGATTTCTCCATAAAGAAAATCACATCAGCCCAACCAATGAGACCTGCCGACAGCACAACGCGCGCACTTGGTTGCGTTCCCGCCGAGCGCACCTGAATTCCGTCCACGCCGCGGAGCACATCTTCCGCCGTCAGGCTGCGACGCCGGTTGCGGCTGCATACGAAGAGATACTGCGGTGTATTGTTTTGCATACGGAAGTACGGTCGAATGCGACCGTACTTATTTCTTTAGCCAAGCCAGAAGTTCAGCCAGTGGTTTCGTGTTGAGAACGTCTTTCGCTTGCAAACCGGCGCGGCGCGCGGTTGAAATCCCCCACTCTATGTTGGGCAGCATTCGCGTGCTGTGCGCGTCGGTGTCGATGGCGAGTAGAACTCCGGCTTCGCGCGCCATTCGCGCGTGCTCGGCTTTCAGATCGAGCCGATAACTTGCGTTGATTTCCAGCGCTTTGCCATGACTTTTTGCCGCTTCGATCAACGCCGCGACATCGACTTCATACGCCGGACGCGAACCGACAATTCGTCCCGTCGGATGTGCGATCATGTGTACGAGTGGGTGCGAAATCGCCTTAATAATGCGTCCGGTTTGCGTCGTTTCATCGAGATTGAACGCCGAATGCACGCTGCCGATAACGAAATCGAGTTCACCCAAAATATCGTCGTCCAAATCCATCGAGCCGTCGCGCATGATGTCGCACTCGATGCCGCGCAGAATTTTCACATCGGGAAACTCGGACTGAATTTCGGCAATCGCTTTGGCTTGCTCGCGCAATCGTTTCGCATCAAGTCCGTTGGCCATCGCTAAAGCGCGCGAATGGTCGGAAATGACATGATATTCGTAGCCGAAGCTTTGCGCCGCCGCGACCATCTGACGGATGCTCGAACTGCCGTCGCTCCAATCGGAGTGCGCGTGCAAATCGCCGCGAATGTCGTTCGCCTGCACCAGATTCGACCGTATTTCCCAACCCTCTTCGCGCAATTCCGACTCGATGACTGGCGAATCAATGGCCTTATACAGCGCGGCTTCCGTTGAATAATCGGCGTCTTCATCCAGACCGCGCTGCTTCGCCGCTTCGCGATGTGCGCCGCTTCCTGTCGTGCGAAAAAGGATGGTGCCGAATTTCGCGGCTGGAGCCAGATGCAAAACTGCGTCGATGCCGGGGCGCATTCGCACTTCGATTTGTTCCGTCGATTCGGCCTGAAGTTCCTGAACCATCGGCAAATCTTTGAAGGCAGCGGCAACACTTTGCAACTGCGTGGCATCGCCCGACGCAACAAATTCGAGCGACGACGCTGTTTCGCGTCCGCGCCGTACATCGCCCGCGATTTCGATTTGCGCGCCGCTTTCAGCGAGCATTTGCTTCACCAGATTGCACAGCGGCATCGCCTCGAAAAGCGGCAATTCCTTTGTCATTTCGCCCAGTCGTCGCAGAGCACTTTCTAAATTGGTCAGAGTTTTCGGGCCGAATCCGGCAAGCCCTTTCAATTCGCCGGTTTCCAGCGCGCTTTGCAGTGTTTCCACTGAAGCGATGCCGCGCTCTTTATAAAGCAGCTGCACTTTCTTCGGGCCGAGTCCTGGGACGCGAAGAAGGTCTAAAAGGCCGCGCGGATATTCTTCGCGCAGTTTTTCTAGAAATGCCACGCGGCCCGTCGCGAGAAATTCGCGCGTTTTGTCGGCGGTCGCGGGGCCAAACCCGTCGATGGCGCGCAATTGCGGCACTTCCAAATCTTCGAGCGGTTTGGGATGCGTTGCGGCGGCTTCGCTCGCGCGGCGATAAGCGCGAATTTGAAACGGGTTTTCGCCCGCGATTTCTAAAAGATCGGCAATGTCTTCAAACATTTGAGCGACGGCGGCATTTTGCATGCGGCGCAGTTTGGCATTTCACCCGAAAACGAAAAAGACGAAGGGCACGAGAAGAAGCGTTGAGCGTCTTTTCCTGTGCCTGCGAACACGAATGCTGTGGTTCGTGCTCTGAATGACAAAGACGCTTCGGTGCGCTATAATACAAGGGCACGCCGAAGACAAAGTGGAAATTGCGAAAAGCGGGCGAAAGCCTCGCTTTTCTTTTTTTGTGCCTTGAGGCGGGGCGCGGTACGGTCGAATTTGACCGTACTTTCAATTAGGAACATCTTATGGCAGCGAAAACCAAACCAGTCAAAACCGAAGCCGAAACACACGGCGATATGCTCGAAGCGTTGCAGCGCGTCGCCGATGAGCAGAACGTGCCCGTCGAAGCGATTATCGAAAGCATCGAAGGCGCTCTCGTGTCGGCTTACAAGCGCGCTTATGGCGGTACCGGCGCCGTACGCGTCGCGGCGAACTTCGGCAACGCCGAGTTCCGCGTTTACACGCAAAAGCGCGTTGTGCAAACCGTTTACAACCCGAACATCGAAATTTCGTGGCGCGAAGCGCGTCTCGAAAAAGCCGACATCAACCTCGGCGACGAAATCGAGAAAGAAGTCACGCCTTCGGGTTTCGGTCGCATTGCGGCTCAAACGGCGAAGCAGGTTTTGATGCAGCGTTTGCGCGAAGCCGTTCGCTTTCAGGTGGCTTCCGAATACGCTGACAAAAGCGGCAAAGTGTTTCGCGGCACCGTTCTTCGTCTCGAACGCGGCGACGTCATTGTTCAGGTTGGCAAGGCTGAAGCTGTCATGCCGCGCCGCGAACAGGTTCAGGGCGAGCACTATCGTTTTGGCGAAACGATTTACGTTTACGTCCTCGATGTTCGCACCAACTTCCGTGGCCCGCAGGTTCGCGTTTCGCGCACACATCCCGGTTTGGTTCAGCAGTTGTTCGAGCGTGAAGTTCCTGAAATCGCCGAAGACATCGTGCAGTTAAAGGCCGTGGCGCGCGAAGCCGGACAGCGCACCAAAATCGCGGTTGCGGCTGCGAACCCCGATGTTGATCCGGTGGGCGCTTGCGTCGGGCCGCGCGGCAATCGTGTGGCGAAGGTTGTCGCGGAACTCGGAAACGAGAAAGTGGACATCGTCCGCTGGAACGCCGACCCGATTACTTACATTTCCAATGCGCTCTCGCCCGCTCAAATCGTCAAAGTGATGCTGACCGACGACAAAGGCAAAGAAGGCGAAGCTGAAGGCACCGCGACCGTTGTTGTTGCGGAAGACCAGCAAAGTCTGGCGATTGGCAAGCAAGGCCAGAATGTGCGCCTCGCCGCAAAACTGACGCACTGGCGCATCGACATTCGCACCGAGAAGCAGCTTGCCGAAGAACAGGCGAAAAAGATGTTCACCGTTGGCGACGAGACGTTTGCAGCCCCGACAATCGTCAGCGAATCGAAAGATGAGCACGCCGATTTGTTTGCGCTTGACGTTCTCGATGAAGTCGCGCCCGATCAAGACGCCGGTGCGACCTTCGATGAATCGGATCTGGCGGGCGGCGATGACGACGGCACACTTGAAATCGACCGTACTGCCGATGGTAATGTGCCGTCGCGTGTCGAACTCGACAACGATGCGGCAGCCGCGGGCGAAGAACCCGATGTTTCAGGCAATGCCGACGCGACGACGCACGATAGCGGCGACCGCGAGATGGACAACGACGGCAACACCAGTCCTGGTGAAACCGGCGGCCTGACGATTAACACCGAGCAGCACACCGATGCTTTCTAGTTTTCTCGCGAGCGTGCGCGTCTTGATTTTCTCATGACAAAGCACGCCACCAACCACTCGCCGCTTCGCAGTTGTATCGCATGCGGCACTAAGAATTCTCCCGACAGCTTCCTGCGCGTTCGCACATGCGGCGGCGCGTTGGAGTTGGGCGGAAAAAACGGACGCAGCGCTTATGTTTGCAAAAGCGCTGCGTGCATTGAAAAAGCGATTGCCAAGCGCGCCTTTGCGCGAAGCTTTCGCAACAACGTATTCGTATCGGATGAATTGAAACACGCGCTGAGGAGCGCGGTTTCACCACGATAAACCTTCGGCCTTTTTGCACATTGCATGGCCGAAACAAGGAAGTTTTAGGCTATGGCAAAAATGAGGGTTTACGATATCGCCAAAGAATTGGGCGTCCCGCCCAAGGAATTGATCGATATGCTCGCCAGTATCGGCGTTACGAACAAAGTCCCCAGTTCTTCGATTGAAGACACGGCGGCGCGTTCGCTGCGTCAGATGATCGAAAACAAGAACAATCCCGAAGCGGCGAAGCCGGTTGTCGTGGAAGAGCCGGCAGCGCCCGCCGCGTTCCAGGATTTCCGCAAAGGCACGCGCACCACACCGCCACGCGAATTGGACGAAGAAGTTTCGTCTGATGTGATTCAGGACTACCGCGAACAAGCCGACCTCGCCGGTATGGTCGTGCAAGGCCCGGCCAAGAGCGGCCCCGGCGCACGCCGCGACGCGTCTTCCCTGCCCGCCGCGTATCGCCCAAAAGTTGCCGAAACTCCTGCACCTGATGCAGCTGCCGCAGCAGCTCCGGCTCCCGCAGCACCCGCACCCGCCGCGCCCGCGAATAATCGTCCAGAGCGTTTCCAGCGCGGCGGACGTGGTGGCGGACGCCGCAACTTCAACCGCCGTGACGAGCGCGGCCCGCGCTTTGGCGACAAAGATTTCCGCGTCGAAGAAACCGAAGCCGCGCCCGATGGCAAAGGCAAAACGCTTTCGCTCGCCGGTGAAATCACCGTTACCGATTTGGCCGCAAAAATCGACCGGCCAGTTTCCGACCTCATCAAGAAGCTGTTCACGATGAGCATCATGCGCGCAGCGAATCAGCCGATTCCTGCCGACGTTGCCGGTCAGCTTGTCGCGGATTACGGCTACTCGATTGAAGTCGAAACCGCGCGCCCTGAAGAACACGTCGTGGAAGAAGATCAGGGCAATCTGGTTCCTGTGCCGCCGGTTGTGACCATCATGGGTCACGTCGATCACGGCAAGACTTCGTTGCTCGACATCATTCGTTCGGCCAACGTGCAAAGCGGCGAAGCGGGCGGCATTACGCAGCGCATTGGCGCTTATGAAACGTCGCATAACGGCGAGCGCATCGTGTTTCTCGATACACCCGGCCACGAAGCATTTGCCCGTATGCGTGCACGCGGCGCTCACATTACCGACATCGCAGTTGTTGTTGTGGCTGCCGACGACGGCGTGATGCCGCAAACGCGCGAAGCTATCGAGCATGCACG
This region includes:
- the polX gene encoding DNA polymerase/3'-5' exonuclease PolX, which codes for MQNAAVAQMFEDIADLLEIAGENPFQIRAYRRASEAAATHPKPLEDLEVPQLRAIDGFGPATADKTREFLATGRVAFLEKLREEYPRGLLDLLRVPGLGPKKVQLLYKERGIASVETLQSALETGELKGLAGFGPKTLTNLESALRRLGEMTKELPLFEAMPLCNLVKQMLAESGAQIEIAGDVRRGRETASSLEFVASGDATQLQSVAAAFKDLPMVQELQAESTEQIEVRMRPGIDAVLHLAPAAKFGTILFRTTGSGAHREAAKQRGLDEDADYSTEAALYKAIDSPVIESELREEGWEIRSNLVQANDIRGDLHAHSDWSDGSSSIRQMVAAAQSFGYEYHVISDHSRALAMANGLDAKRLREQAKAIAEIQSEFPDVKILRGIECDIMRDGSMDLDDDILGELDFVIGSVHSAFNLDETTQTGRIIKAISHPLVHMIAHPTGRIVGSRPAYEVDVAALIEAAKSHGKALEINASYRLDLKAEHARMAREAGVLLAIDTDAHSTRMLPNIEWGISTARRAGLQAKDVLNTKPLAELLAWLKK
- the nusA gene encoding transcription termination factor NusA produces the protein MAAKTKPVKTEAETHGDMLEALQRVADEQNVPVEAIIESIEGALVSAYKRAYGGTGAVRVAANFGNAEFRVYTQKRVVQTVYNPNIEISWREARLEKADINLGDEIEKEVTPSGFGRIAAQTAKQVLMQRLREAVRFQVASEYADKSGKVFRGTVLRLERGDVIVQVGKAEAVMPRREQVQGEHYRFGETIYVYVLDVRTNFRGPQVRVSRTHPGLVQQLFEREVPEIAEDIVQLKAVAREAGQRTKIAVAAANPDVDPVGACVGPRGNRVAKVVAELGNEKVDIVRWNADPITYISNALSPAQIVKVMLTDDKGKEGEAEGTATVVVAEDQQSLAIGKQGQNVRLAAKLTHWRIDIRTEKQLAEEQAKKMFTVGDETFAAPTIVSESKDEHADLFALDVLDEVAPDQDAGATFDESDLAGGDDDGTLEIDRTADGNVPSRVELDNDAAAAGEEPDVSGNADATTHDSGDREMDNDGNTSPGETGGLTINTEQHTDAF
- a CDS encoding YlxR family protein; this encodes MTKHATNHSPLRSCIACGTKNSPDSFLRVRTCGGALELGGKNGRSAYVCKSAACIEKAIAKRAFARSFRNNVFVSDELKHALRSAVSPR